One genomic window of Streptomyces sp. NBC_01276 includes the following:
- a CDS encoding TIGR02611 family protein produces MNTGSDRGADESATTEPAAEETPHVSKAPAFIKANRSLHLSWQVGVFVVGLAVIGAGIAMLVLPGPGWVAIFAGLAIWATEFAWAHLVLRWTKRKVSEAAQKALDPKVRRRNIILTGVGLAIAGALIGFYLWKYGLALPWNLKDQ; encoded by the coding sequence ATGAATACGGGGAGTGACCGAGGGGCCGACGAGTCCGCCACCACCGAACCGGCCGCCGAAGAGACGCCGCACGTCTCGAAGGCGCCTGCGTTCATCAAGGCCAACCGCAGCCTGCACCTGAGCTGGCAGGTCGGCGTCTTCGTCGTCGGCCTGGCCGTCATCGGCGCGGGCATCGCCATGCTCGTCCTGCCCGGTCCGGGCTGGGTGGCGATCTTCGCCGGCCTGGCGATCTGGGCCACCGAGTTCGCCTGGGCCCACCTCGTCCTGCGCTGGACCAAGCGCAAGGTCAGCGAGGCCGCGCAGAAGGCGCTCGACCCGAAGGTGCGCCGCCGCAACATCATCCTCACCGGGGTCGGCCTGGCCATCGCGGGCGCGCTGATCGGTTTCTACCTGTGGAAGTACGGCCTCGCGCTGCCGTGGAACCTGAAGGACCAGTGA